In Deltaproteobacteria bacterium, the DNA window CCCCGGAGATAAAGACCATCGAGGCCCTCTCCGATTTTCTGAAAACCCCTCCCCAGAATCTCGTCAAAACCCTGATCTTCGAGTCCGACAGGGGAGCGGTGGCAGCCCTGGTCCGGGGCGACCACGATGTCAACGAGATCAAGCTCATGACGGTTCTCAATGCGTCACATCTGGAACTGGCGAGCGACGAGGTAGTGGAGAGAGAGACCCGCTCGCCGAAAGGGTTTGCAGGGCCGATCGGGCTGAAGATCCCCTTGATCGCCGACTATGCCTTGAAAAACATGGTCAATTTCGTCACCGGAGCCAATGAGAAGGACGCCCACCTGATCAATGTCAACTGGGGCAGAGATTTTCACGTGGACCGCTTCGCCGATATCCGAATGGCCGTCGAGGGCGATCGGTGTCCACGATGCGGTGAGGTCCTGAGGTTCGATCGGGGCATCGAGGTGGGGCAGGTCTTCAAACTCGGGACAAAGTACAGCGAGGCCATGCATGCCACATATCTCGATGACAAGGGCAACGAAAAACCCATTGTCATGGGATGTTATGGCATCGGCCCGGTCCGGACCATCGCAGCTATCATCGAACAGCACCATGACGCCGACGGCGTGATATTCCCCATGTCAGTGGCGCCCTTTCACGTGAGCATCGTCCCGGTAAATGAACAGAACCGCCGCCTCATGGAGACCGCGGAAAGGCTCACCGGCGAACTCGAGGACCGAGGCGTTGAAGTGCTCTTAGACGACCGTGCAGAGCGCCCGGGTGTCAAATTCAAGGATGCAGACCTAATCGGCATACCCCTCAGGATAACCCTGGGGGAGAGGAACTTTGCCGAGGGCCGCCTCGAGGTCCGCCATAGGGAGACCGGGGAGACAACCCTTCTCGATATAGACCGTGCCTCAGAGACAATCTCACGCAGAGTGGAAGAGATTCTCGGCTCCTACATGCCGGACTAACCCGGGCAATACCGGTCGATCAGGACTATTCCCCTCCGCGGAGGGGCCCGAACCTCTCCTCGATGATCCTCATGAACCTCGGCCTGTAGATCAACTCGAAGGTCTCTCCCTTTCCGGGAAAGAGAAAGCACGCATGGTCCTTGACGTGCTCAACAATCCTCAGGGCTTCGTCCAGGGAGAGATCGGCCTGCATGATAAATTGCAGCCAGAAATCCACGAGAAACCTGAGGCGGCGGATCCGCCGGTTCTCCTCGGCGATCTCATCCTCTCTCACCATCTTCCCTCCCCGGCGATCATCGGCGATTCTGAAACTATTATATCCCGCGACAAAAGAATTGACTAATCACCTCTGATCCATTATAAGAACAATCACCGGCAGGAGAGCCTTTTGCCCGCCGGTCTCTCATCACACCTGGGAAGAAACGGTCATGAAACAGGCACGGAATCGGCTCATCTTCGCCCTGGATGTACCTGATCTTTACGAGGCAGAGCGGTATCTACGCATCCTCAGAGACCGGGTCGGACTTTTCAAGGTGGGCAAAGAGCTTTTCACCCATGCCGGGCCCAGGGTGGTGGAAATGATCGGAGAGATGGGACAGCGAACCTTCCTGGATCTGAAGTTCCATGACATTCCCAACACGGTGGGTGGAGCCAGCCGGGAAGCCACCAGGCTTAATGTGGCCATGTTCAATGTGCATGCCATGGGCGGCCCCGAGATGATGGCGGCCGCCGCCGAAGGGGCCCGTTCCGCGGCAGGGGAAACCGGCATGGAGAAGCCCGCCGTCCTGGCTGTGACGGTCCTGACGAGCCTCGATTCCGACGCCTTGAAGCTCGTGGGAATCGACACCTCCGTCGAAGAAGAGGTCGAGAGACTCGCCCGCCTTGCCCAAGAGGCTGGACTGGACGGCGTGGTCGCCTCTCCCCGTGAGATCGCCTTGATCCGCAGGGCGTGCGGCAGGGACTTCATTCTCGTGACACCCGGGGTCAGGCCTGCCGAAACGGCAAAGCACGATCAGAGACGGGTCATGACTCCGGGAGAGGCTCTCCAGGCAGGGGCAGACTACCTGGTCATCGGCCGGCCCATTCGCCTTGCAAGGGACCCTGTAGAAGCAGTGGAACGGATCGTCGAGGAGATGGAAGGGGTGTGACAGGAGGGCCAACCCCCCGGACCGGCATGAAGCAGTTCATCTACGGCATTCATCCCGTGATCGAATCCCTCAAGGCCCCGGAGACAAGGGTACGGGAAATCCTGATCGCCAGGAGCCGCAAAGGCCAGCCTGAGAAGATCATCGACCTGGCCGGGCAAAAGCGTGTCGCCGTCCGATATGTGGAAAGGAGGGATCTCACCACCCTTGCGAAGACCGGGGCTCACCAGGGCGTCATAGGCGTGATCGAAGGCCGTGATTACGCGTCCATGGAAGAACTCCTTTCCCGGTGGAGGAGAAGCGGCGTGAGGGCACTCATCCTCGTGCTCGACTCCATTCAGGACCCACAGAATCTCGGGGCCTTGATCCGGACTGCCAATGTCCTCGGGGCCCATGGAGTCGTCATCCCGAAGAAGGGAGCCGCGGGCATCACACCTGCCGTGGTGAAAGCCTCTGCCGGGGCCACGGCCTTTACCCCCATCGCCCGGGTCACCAACATCGCATCCACCCTGGAGAGGTTGAAGCAGGAGGGAATCTGGATCGTGGGTACGAGCGGCGAGGCAGGGAAGCCGATCTTCGGAGAGGACATGACAATGGATCTGGCAGTGGTTATAGGAAGCGAAGCCCGGGGGATACGGCGTAGGGTATCGGATGCCTGCGACCTTGCCGTCTCCATCCCCATGGCGGGAGAGATATCCTCTCTCAACGCATCCGTGGCGGCCGGAATTGTCCTCTACGAGATCATCCGGCAGAGGAGTCTCGGAACTCCACCCCATGAGCCCGGGGAGAGGGGAGGCTCCAAATGATAGAGATAGACGCCCCGGGTCGGGATACACGGGAGATCGACCAGATCGTCTTCGATCTCAACGGCACCCTCACAGTGGATGGACGGATTCACCCGAAGACCAAGGACAAACTCAATCTCCTCGCCAAGAAAACGACCGTTTATGTGATGACGGCGGATACCAGGGGAAACTCCAGGGAGGTCCTGCGAAAGGTAAGGGCAGAGATCGTATTGATCGAAGGGGAGGATACCGGGAAGGCAAAGGCCGAATTCATCAGAAAAATCGGGCCAGAAAGGACCGTGGCCGTTGGGAACGGATACAACGACCGCTTCATGGTCCGCGAGGCTTGCCTCGGGATCTGCGTGCTGAGCCGCGAGGGGACGAGTTCAGAGACCGTGCAAAACTCCGACGTGGTCTTCCCCGGTATTCTCGACGCCCTCGATTTTCTCTTAAAACCCCTGAGACGGCATGCGACGTTGCGCAGATAGGGAGGGACCGGGAGAGGGCCCGAGGCACAGCCTTCAAGATCGATCGATGATACGGGGGAGAGAAGGCCATGTATTTCGACAAAGCGGGGACAGAGAATACCGAGGCGACCCTTCAGATCGCCAAGGAAGAGGCTCTCAAGAGGAAGATCAATCACATAGTCGTGGCTTCAACGTGTGGTGACACCGGCCTGAAGATGGCGGAGATGCTCGAGGGAACGGGTGTGAGCCTCGTGGTTGTCAGCCACAATGTTGGATTCAAAGAACCGGGAAAGGACGAGTTCGACGCCGATAAGGCTCGCCGGATAGTAGGCCTGGGAGGTAGGGTCCTCACCGCCACCATGGTGCTCAGAAACACCGGAACCGCGATCCGCGAAAAACAGGGCTATTCGCAACAGGATCTTATCGCCAATGTACTCAGGATGCTGGGCCAGGGTATGAAGGTCTGCGTCGAGATAGTCGCCATGGCAGCCGATGCCGGCCTGATTCCCTTCGCGGATGTGGTTGCCGTAGCCGGAACCAGCAGGGGTGCCGACACCGCCGTCATCATAGGGGCCGACTCCTCTAACAGGTTCTTCGATATCAAGATTCGAGAGATCCTGGCCAAGCCCAGAGAGTTTTAGTCCGATCACGGCGTATCGTAGGGAAGTCGAACGACCATGGGAGGGCTGCCGCTAGAAGAGCACGGGGGAATCAGCCGGAAAACCTCTTCATCTTTGAACTGTCAAGCTCGATTCCCAACCCCGGCAAATCCGGTAGATGGAGTGCTCCGTTCTTGACCACGACCGGCTCGGCGAGTATGTCGTCTGCCAGCAGCAGAGGTCCGATGATCTCACTCGCGTAGGTTACATTCGCCGTAGAGATGGCAAGGTGCCCTGCGAATATCGTGCCCGGCCCCATCTCCAGCATGCTGCCCACAAAGCAATCCTTGCCTGCCGCTCTTGCGATGGCTGCCATCCGTTTTGAACGGAGGATTCCGCCGGACTTGACGACCTTGATGTTTACGATATCTCCGGTTCCGAGCCTTGCCGCCAGGAGCACGTCCTCGGGGGTTACGATGCTTTCGTCTACTACCAACGGTATGTCGATGGATTCACGGAGCAAGGCCATATCATGATAGTTATGACGCGGGATGGGTTGGGACAGCAGCTCGATGTCAAGTTCTCTCAAGCGGCGAGCCACAGCCAATGCGCTCTTGAGGTCATAGCTTTCCTCCGCATCGACCCTGATACTTATCCTGTCTCCCACCGCTTTCCGTACTGCCGCCACCTTCGCGACGTCCTTTTCACAGCCAAACCCTATCTTCACCTTGAGTTGCCCGAAGCCCTTTGAGACCCACTCCTCCGCTTCCCGGGCCATCTGGTCAGGCTCCCCACTCTGCAAAATAGCCACGACCGGCACAGCCTCGCGGAACTTTCCTCCCAGCAACATGTAGAGAGGCACCCCTAACCTCTTACCAAGTATGTCCCACAAAGCCATCTCCACGGCGGCCTTTGAGAAGTAATGCCCGTCGATCGTCTTTTGGAGGAGATCGTCGATCCTTTCCATCTCAAAGGGATCCAAGCCCCGGAGCAGCGGCCCTATAGAGTTGTGAATCATTGAGATCACGTCATCCTGCGTCTCAGGGGCATAGTAGAGGAACGGTGAAGCCTCCCCAATACCCGTGATCCCCTCGTCTGTCTCCACAAGGACGATGACGTGGTCCTTCGTTTCCACAACTCCCCTCCATACAACAAAGGGTTTCCTGAAGGGTATACTGACTCGTCGTGTCGTAATTCTGGTTATCTTCATCTCCCTCTGTTCCCTCTGAAAATGCAGACCGGGACTCGAGCGGCTCGGCTCGTCGTGCTTGCAGACCCATTTCGAAGGGCCGAACCAGAATCCGGGCTCGCGACGCCTTGCGGTAATCTCTCACCCGAGTTTCAGGCAGAGCACAGAAAAGACCAGTTCCAATCAGGTACCCCTGCCAGGCTCAGCGGGTTCCGGCCTTCCGCTTAAGCCATGCCCTCCACGTCACGACGACTCTGCCGGGATCGTGCAGGATGCTCTCATCCATCTTGGCTATCGAGGTCCGGTGAGGCGCGGACCGGACGACATCCGGATTCCCATACGCCTCATCAGAGACCCGCCCGACTATCTCGGCGTATTCGTCGAGATCCTTCCTGGAGTATGAATCCGTCGGTTCCAGCGTGAAAGGTTCCGGCACCACCCACGGTTCGTGGCTGGTGAAGTAGTTGTTCACTCCAAAATCGACGATCCGCCGGTTCACATCCTCCGTGCCGATCCCTGTCTCTTCCTTGAGCGTCTCCCAGCTGTACCTCACCTCCTGGAGCCGGAACTTGCCCTTGGCGTAAGGGACGGAGACTCCACGAATCCGGCTCAGCTTCCTGGCGAGGTAGTTGTTGTTTAACACGGCGGTTTCAGCAGCTGTCCTTATGCCGTCCGGTCCCAAGGCCATGACCCAGGCATAGGCCCTCAAAACCACCTGGAGATTTCCCAGAAAAGCCCTGACCTTACCGATACTGTGAGGAAGGTCATAGTTCAGGTAGTATCTGCTGCCGTCAAAATCTACCACAGGCACGGGTAGAAAGCGGGCAAGCTCCTTCCTCACGCCCACGGCACCACAGCCCGGTCCCTCAGAGCCGTGAGGAGAGGAAAAGGTCTTATGGAGGTTGAAATGACAGAGATCGAAGCCGAGATCCCGAGCCCTTGCAATGCCCAGTATCCCATTGGCGTTTGCCTGATCAAGGGCGCACAGCCCGCCGACGGCATGGACCGTATCGGTGTACTCCCGGATTCTGGGGTTGAAGATCCCGGTGTCCTCGGGGTTCGTTATCATCATACCCGCTGTCCGCTCTGAGACTGCGGCCTGCAGAGCCCTGAGATCCGGATAACCGTCTTCATCGGGATAGAGTGTCACCAGCCTATACCCCGCTGTTGCCGGGGCCGCGGCGTTGGCAGGGTGTGAGAAGATAGTTGTAACGATCTCGTCCCTCTTGTCCCCTTCCCCTTTGGACTCATGGTACGCCCTGATGATAGAGGCATTGGTGAATATGGCCGGTGCGCCGCCCCCAGGTTGAAAGCTGAAAGAATCCATCCCGCAGATCTCCCCCAGGATCTTGCCGAATCGATAGGCAATCTCAAGGATACCCTGGATCGTCACATCGGGCTGGAGGGGATGGATGTCGGCCATTTGAGCCATTCTGGCCAGGGTTTCGTTGACTTTTGGGCTGTATTTCATTGTGCACGTGCCAAGGCCGAGATCGATATTGACGTCTGTTCCCATTGTCTCCTGGGAAAGCCGTATGAAATGCCTGAGAACGTGAGGCTGGGCCACTTCCGGAAGCCCGGGAAATCCCTCCCGCCGCATTCCTTCCGGTATGGTTGAAAGCACATCACCCACAGCCTCCCTGACCTCTTCCTCGACCTGAGGCGGATAGACCCCCCTCTCACCCGGGCTTCCCATCTCCATGATAAGGGGTTCCTGCCACCGGGCCGCATGGTAGTTCTCCTTGAGCAGTGTCTTACCTTTTTTCATCGCAGAACCTCTCCCAGGGATGTGACCAGCCTGTCGATGTTCTCTTTAGAGATCACCTCTGTCACGCAATAGAGTGCACTCTGGCTGAGTTCAGGAAAGTCCTCTGACAGATCCTTGCCTCCAAAGATTCCCTCGTCAAGCAGAGCCATGTTGATCTCCTTTACAGACCTACCCGTGTCGTCAAAATTGACGACAAATTCCTTGAATGTTGCGCACTCAAAGACAGGGGCTCTCACCCCGTCAAGGGTGGCCAACCGCTTCATGGCATAATGGGATTTTTGCATGATGGCCTCACCCACATCCCGCATGCCCTGAGGACCCAGAAGGGCCAGATAGACGGCAGCGGTTATTGCCCAGAGGCCTGTCGATGTTCCAGTAAAATCCTCAGAAAGCTCCCGCTTCACATACGAGGTCCGCTCCAGGGTCGCCCAGCCGAACCCCCATTCTCCTTCACGCTCGGTAGGGCCGATGGTTTCCAGCAGGGTGGGGTATTCGGCCATATATCTCTCGTCGTCCCTGCTTCCGATGAAACCACAGAGCCCGCCGCCGCAATACATGTGCACTCCGAGGGGTTGCACGTCTCCACAGACGATGTCGGCCCCGTACTTGCTTGGCGGGGCCAGCAGGCCCAAGGATATGGGATCGACTCCCACGACCGAAAGAGCCCCGTTGGCATGTGCGATCCGTGAGATCTCCCTGCCGTGACTCTCAATGCCGCCCAGATAACCGGGGTTCTCGAAGTAGACCGCTGCAGTCGCAGATGAAACCTTTTCCCTCAAGTCCTCCAGGTCCATCTGGCCTGTTCGAGTGTCATACCCCACTTGCCGGACACTGGCGGCCGCCTTGCAGAAGTTCTTCATCTGGGAGAGCTTTTCTGGATGGAGATTCCGTGGAACAATAATCTCCTTACGATTCGTGAGCCTGCACGCCATGAGCACCGAGCTGGTGGCAGCCGTAGACCAGTCGTATGTGGGAAACCCGACGACATCCATGTCGATGAGCTCGGCCAGCAGGCTCTGGAACTCGAACCACGCCTGGTGCTTTCCGTGATCTGAATAGGTACCGCCGGCATAAGCCGTCAGGAATTCCCCTCTAGAATTGATCTCATCACAAACCGCCGGGACGAAATGCTGCCAGCAGCCACCACCCAGGAAGTTGATGTATTCCTTGCAGGTCTTGTTCTTGAACAGCAGAGATTCAACGTGTCGCCTTAGATCGAATTCGGAAAGGAGGGGCTCCGGAATCTTCAGACGCCCGTCCAGCCTGAGTCCTGGGGGAATCTCGCTGTAAAGCTCCCCCACGTCCTTCACGCCGATCTCTCTAAGCATCCCAGTCCTCACCTTCGGGGCGGAGTTCGGTATGTAGGGATACACCTTCTTTT includes these proteins:
- the gcvPB gene encoding aminomethyl-transferring glycine dehydrogenase subunit GcvPB → MKKGKTLLKENYHAARWQEPLIMEMGSPGERGVYPPQVEEEVREAVGDVLSTIPEGMRREGFPGLPEVAQPHVLRHFIRLSQETMGTDVNIDLGLGTCTMKYSPKVNETLARMAQMADIHPLQPDVTIQGILEIAYRFGKILGEICGMDSFSFQPGGGAPAIFTNASIIRAYHESKGEGDKRDEIVTTIFSHPANAAAPATAGYRLVTLYPDEDGYPDLRALQAAVSERTAGMMITNPEDTGIFNPRIREYTDTVHAVGGLCALDQANANGILGIARARDLGFDLCHFNLHKTFSSPHGSEGPGCGAVGVRKELARFLPVPVVDFDGSRYYLNYDLPHSIGKVRAFLGNLQVVLRAYAWVMALGPDGIRTAAETAVLNNNYLARKLSRIRGVSVPYAKGKFRLQEVRYSWETLKEETGIGTEDVNRRIVDFGVNNYFTSHEPWVVPEPFTLEPTDSYSRKDLDEYAEIVGRVSDEAYGNPDVVRSAPHRTSIAKMDESILHDPGRVVVTWRAWLKRKAGTR
- the pyrF gene encoding orotidine-5'-phosphate decarboxylase yields the protein MKQARNRLIFALDVPDLYEAERYLRILRDRVGLFKVGKELFTHAGPRVVEMIGEMGQRTFLDLKFHDIPNTVGGASREATRLNVAMFNVHAMGGPEMMAAAAEGARSAAGETGMEKPAVLAVTVLTSLDSDALKLVGIDTSVEEEVERLARLAQEAGLDGVVASPREIALIRRACGRDFILVTPGVRPAETAKHDQRRVMTPGEALQAGADYLVIGRPIRLARDPVEAVERIVEEMEGV
- a CDS encoding proline--tRNA ligase, translated to MRYSQFFLPTLREDPAEAEIVSHKIMFRAGMIRKVSSGIYALLPLGWRVYRKVEAIIREEMNRAGAQEVYLPAVHPAELWQETGRWQEYGKELLRMTDRHDRQYCFGPTHEEVITDLARREIRSYRQMPLNLFQIQVKFRDEIRPRFGVMRSREFIMKDAYSFDVDEEASSVSYWKMYEAYRRIFTRCGLNFKPVEAESGLIGGSFSHEFMALAGIGEETIASCTSCDYAANVKKAEIFVPDNQSPPEREKREMEKVSTPEIKTIEALSDFLKTPPQNLVKTLIFESDRGAVAALVRGDHDVNEIKLMTVLNASHLELASDEVVERETRSPKGFAGPIGLKIPLIADYALKNMVNFVTGANEKDAHLINVNWGRDFHVDRFADIRMAVEGDRCPRCGEVLRFDRGIEVGQVFKLGTKYSEAMHATYLDDKGNEKPIVMGCYGIGPVRTIAAIIEQHHDADGVIFPMSVAPFHVSIVPVNEQNRRLMETAERLTGELEDRGVEVLLDDRAERPGVKFKDADLIGIPLRITLGERNFAEGRLEVRHRETGETTLLDIDRASETISRRVEEILGSYMPD
- the rlmB gene encoding 23S rRNA (guanosine(2251)-2'-O)-methyltransferase RlmB, with the protein product MTGGPTPRTGMKQFIYGIHPVIESLKAPETRVREILIARSRKGQPEKIIDLAGQKRVAVRYVERRDLTTLAKTGAHQGVIGVIEGRDYASMEELLSRWRRSGVRALILVLDSIQDPQNLGALIRTANVLGAHGVVIPKKGAAGITPAVVKASAGATAFTPIARVTNIASTLERLKQEGIWIVGTSGEAGKPIFGEDMTMDLAVVIGSEARGIRRRVSDACDLAVSIPMAGEISSLNASVAAGIVLYEIIRQRSLGTPPHEPGERGGSK
- the gcvPA gene encoding aminomethyl-transferring glycine dehydrogenase subunit GcvPA, encoding MEKKVYPYIPNSAPKVRTGMLREIGVKDVGELYSEIPPGLRLDGRLKIPEPLLSEFDLRRHVESLLFKNKTCKEYINFLGGGCWQHFVPAVCDEINSRGEFLTAYAGGTYSDHGKHQAWFEFQSLLAELIDMDVVGFPTYDWSTAATSSVLMACRLTNRKEIIVPRNLHPEKLSQMKNFCKAAASVRQVGYDTRTGQMDLEDLREKVSSATAAVYFENPGYLGGIESHGREISRIAHANGALSVVGVDPISLGLLAPPSKYGADIVCGDVQPLGVHMYCGGGLCGFIGSRDDERYMAEYPTLLETIGPTEREGEWGFGWATLERTSYVKRELSEDFTGTSTGLWAITAAVYLALLGPQGMRDVGEAIMQKSHYAMKRLATLDGVRAPVFECATFKEFVVNFDDTGRSVKEINMALLDEGIFGGKDLSEDFPELSQSALYCVTEVISKENIDRLVTSLGEVLR